In Haloarcula rubripromontorii, the sequence GCCGGTGGTGTATCTCGCCGTCGAGAGCCCCGGACTGGTCGCCCTGCACGAGCGGCTCTGCGAGCGGATCGACCCGGTCGACGAGATGGAAGGAGCGGAGTATATCCCGCACGTAACCGTCGCCCGCGGCGGGGACCGCGACGCGGCCGCACGGCTGGTCGAGCGAGACATCGAACCGATCCGATGGACCGTCGACGAACTCTCCTTCTACGACGCCGACCGGAACCAGCCGGTCAGCCGGGTGTCGCTGCCGGCATAGCGCTGGTCTGACAACGTTCCCAGCGGAGTGGCGAACAGGCGGCACGCGTCAGTCCCGGCGCGGTGTGCCGCACGACCGCTCAGCGCGCCGGGCCATAGCTACGTCACAGCGGCCGTGGTCTCGGCTTCGGATATAAACGGTTGGACCGAAAGCAATGCTTTTGGAGCGGCCTGCCATCCACTACAGATATGGATTACCGCGAAGTCGACAGTACGTCCGAGTTCGTCTGCCGACTGGAACACGGTGGGGACTGGCG encodes:
- a CDS encoding 2'-5' RNA ligase family protein encodes the protein MYSINVPLPSAVTSLAADLASELPLAQRRGRGEHTLVAKRLGDGDHAAYAQLEAKGREVLRGQPAFEAEVSEVEQFETAVTGPSPVVYLAVESPGLVALHERLCERIDPVDEMEGAEYIPHVTVARGGDRDAAARLVERDIEPIRWTVDELSFYDADRNQPVSRVSLPA